In Burkholderia contaminans, the following proteins share a genomic window:
- the flgB gene encoding flagellar basal body rod protein FlgB, whose amino-acid sequence MLDKLDAEFAFGRQALDVRAYRQELLSSNIANSDTPGYQARDVDFASTLARSLKQAGGGLAPSNAAQLPMAQPAGVTNGMSMVSTAAGHMAGTAKLIPTGGPSDDYGRAQYRMPLQPALDGNTVDLDVERVQFANNALHYQTGMTVMTQQIKAMIAAITSNQ is encoded by the coding sequence ATGCTGGACAAACTCGATGCGGAATTCGCGTTCGGCCGACAGGCGCTGGACGTGCGCGCCTACCGGCAGGAACTGCTGTCGTCGAACATCGCGAACTCCGACACGCCCGGCTACCAGGCCCGCGACGTCGATTTCGCGTCGACGCTCGCGCGCTCGCTGAAGCAGGCGGGCGGCGGCCTCGCGCCGAGCAACGCGGCGCAACTGCCGATGGCGCAGCCGGCCGGCGTGACGAACGGGATGTCGATGGTGTCGACGGCGGCGGGCCACATGGCCGGCACCGCGAAGCTGATCCCGACGGGCGGCCCGTCGGACGACTACGGCCGTGCGCAATACCGGATGCCGCTGCAGCCGGCGCTCGACGGCAACACGGTCGATCTCGACGTCGAGCGCGTGCAGTTCGCGAACAACGCGCTGCACTACCAGACCGGGATGACCGTGATGACCCAGCAGATCAAGGCGATGATCGCCGCGATCACGTCGAACCAGTGA
- the flgE gene encoding flagellar hook protein FlgE gives MGYQQGLSGLAGASNALDVIGNNIANANTVGFKSSTAQFADMYANSVATSTNTQIGIGTTLNAVAQNFGQGTINTTSSSLDVAINGNGFFQMSNNGVTTYSRDGTFQRDKNGFIVDSQGRNLMGYAANNGGVINTAQTVPLQAPTTNIAPTATTKISAQFNLNSQDTVPTKTPFSATDNTTYNYSTSIQVYDSLGGSQAVNMYFVKSAAGTWEAYAGVQGGATTDLGTVTFNSSGAIQSTTTGTPPAPTTSVGQFQFTVPNTDGSATPQSLTLDLTGTTQYGGKDGVNNLAQDGYASGTLTTYTIGTDGKLTGNYSNGQTAVLGQIALANFNNPNGLVNLGGNQYAESSASGVPQISAPGSTNHGKLQGSALENSNVDLTSQLVNLITAQRNYQANAQTIKTQQAVDQTIINL, from the coding sequence ATGGGTTATCAACAGGGTCTGAGCGGCCTCGCGGGTGCATCGAACGCGCTCGACGTGATCGGCAACAACATCGCGAACGCGAACACGGTCGGCTTCAAGTCGAGCACCGCGCAGTTCGCCGACATGTACGCGAACTCGGTCGCGACGTCGACCAACACGCAGATCGGTATCGGCACGACGCTGAACGCGGTGGCGCAGAATTTCGGCCAGGGCACGATCAACACGACGAGCTCGTCGCTCGACGTCGCGATCAACGGCAACGGCTTCTTCCAGATGTCGAACAACGGCGTGACGACGTACTCGCGCGACGGCACGTTCCAGCGCGACAAGAACGGCTTCATCGTCGACTCGCAAGGCCGTAACCTGATGGGCTACGCGGCCAACAACGGCGGCGTGATCAACACCGCGCAGACCGTGCCGCTGCAGGCGCCGACGACCAACATCGCGCCGACCGCGACGACCAAGATCTCCGCGCAGTTCAACCTGAACTCGCAGGACACGGTGCCGACCAAGACGCCGTTCAGCGCGACCGACAACACGACCTACAACTACTCGACGTCGATCCAGGTGTACGACTCGCTGGGCGGTTCGCAGGCGGTCAACATGTACTTCGTGAAGTCGGCGGCCGGCACGTGGGAAGCGTACGCGGGCGTGCAGGGCGGCGCCACGACCGATCTCGGCACGGTCACCTTCAATTCGTCGGGCGCGATCCAGAGCACGACCACGGGCACGCCGCCCGCGCCGACCACGTCGGTCGGCCAGTTCCAGTTCACGGTGCCGAACACCGACGGCTCGGCGACGCCGCAGAGCCTCACGCTCGACCTGACCGGCACGACGCAGTACGGCGGCAAGGACGGCGTGAACAACCTCGCGCAGGACGGCTACGCGAGCGGCACGCTCACGACCTACACGATCGGCACCGACGGCAAGCTGACCGGCAACTACTCGAACGGCCAGACCGCCGTGCTCGGCCAGATCGCGCTTGCGAACTTCAACAACCCGAACGGGCTGGTGAACCTCGGCGGCAACCAGTACGCGGAAAGCTCCGCGTCGGGCGTGCCGCAGATCTCCGCGCCGGGCAGCACGAACCACGGCAAGCTGCAGGGCAGCGCGCTGGAAAACTCGAACGTCGACCTCACGTCGCAGCTCGTCAACCTGATCACCGCGCAGCGCAACTACCAGGCGAACGCGCAGACGATCAAGACGCAGCAGGCCGTCGACCAGACGATCATCAACCTGTAA
- the flgG gene encoding flagellar basal-body rod protein FlgG codes for MNRSLYIAATGMNAQQAQMDVISNNLANTSTNGFKASRAVFEDLLYQTIRQPGANSTQQTELPSGLQLGTGVQQVATERLYTQGGLTQTGNSKDVAINGAGFFQVVMPDGTNAYTRDGSFQTNAQGQLVTSSGYQILPAITIPQNATSLTIGKDGVVTITQAGSTNSVQIGSLQVATFINPAGLEARGENLFSETTSSGAPNVSQPGLNGAGTLSQNYVESSNVNVVQELVNMIQTQRAYEINSKAVTTSDQMLQTVTQMKS; via the coding sequence ATGAACCGTTCGCTCTACATTGCCGCCACCGGCATGAATGCGCAGCAGGCGCAGATGGACGTGATTTCGAACAACCTCGCGAACACCAGCACGAACGGCTTCAAGGCGTCGCGCGCGGTGTTCGAGGATCTGCTGTACCAGACCATCCGCCAGCCGGGCGCGAACTCGACGCAGCAGACGGAACTGCCGTCGGGCCTGCAGCTCGGCACCGGCGTGCAGCAGGTCGCGACCGAGCGCCTGTACACGCAGGGCGGCCTCACGCAGACCGGCAACTCGAAGGACGTCGCGATCAACGGCGCGGGCTTCTTCCAGGTGGTGATGCCGGACGGCACGAACGCCTACACGCGCGACGGCTCGTTCCAGACCAACGCGCAGGGCCAGCTCGTCACGTCGAGCGGCTACCAGATCCTGCCGGCGATCACGATCCCGCAGAACGCGACGTCGCTGACGATCGGCAAGGACGGCGTCGTGACGATCACGCAGGCGGGCTCGACCAATTCGGTGCAGATCGGCTCGCTGCAGGTCGCGACCTTCATCAACCCGGCCGGCCTCGAGGCGCGCGGCGAGAACCTGTTCTCCGAGACGACGTCGTCGGGCGCGCCGAACGTGTCGCAACCGGGCCTGAACGGCGCGGGCACGCTCAGCCAGAACTACGTCGAATCGTCGAACGTGAACGTCGTGCAGGAGCTCGTCAACATGATCCAGACGCAGCGTGCCTACGAGATCAACAGCAAGGCCGTGACGACGTCCGACCAGATGCTGCAGACCGTCACGCAGATGAAGAGCTAA
- the flgM gene encoding flagellar biosynthesis anti-sigma factor FlgM gives MKIDSTPNPSPLAPTGNGATRAPSGTASSSSAQAADAGSTGGDTSVNLSGLSGRLRSVSASGNGDIDAGLVQSIKDALNNGTLTIDANKIADGVLNTARELLQQQRPGN, from the coding sequence GTGAAGATCGATTCCACTCCGAACCCGAGCCCCCTGGCGCCGACCGGCAACGGCGCGACCCGTGCGCCATCCGGCACGGCCTCGTCTTCGTCCGCGCAGGCGGCCGATGCGGGGTCGACCGGCGGTGACACGAGCGTGAACCTGTCGGGTCTGTCCGGCCGGTTGCGCTCGGTATCCGCGTCCGGCAACGGCGATATCGACGCGGGCCTGGTCCAGTCGATCAAGGACGCGCTGAACAACGGCACGCTGACGATCGACGCGAACAAGATCGCCGACGGCGTATTGAATACCGCCCGAGAGCTGCTGCAGCAGCAGCGCCCGGGCAACTGA
- a CDS encoding flagellar hook assembly protein FlgD has translation MTSSSTTIGGNGTNVSNLPTDTMNTNKVSTNGTSASDLQATFLKLLVTQLQNQDPTSPVDSSQMTSQLAQINTVSGIAQLNTSLTSLSSQLTAGQQTQAALLIGTNVLAPGNAVAVKSGAASPFGVSLASSVSNLTITVKNAAGTVVNTINAGAQSAGTVPFNWTPTDAAGNALPDGKYTVSASYTDSNGTPQPATTLAASTVQSVIKQADGTAGLVLSNGTTVGLTQVASIFPNTTSSASNSSGSGTPSN, from the coding sequence ATGACTTCCTCCAGCACGACGATCGGCGGCAACGGCACCAACGTGTCGAACCTGCCGACCGACACGATGAACACCAACAAAGTGTCGACCAACGGCACGTCGGCGAGCGACCTGCAGGCGACGTTCCTGAAGCTGCTCGTCACGCAGCTGCAGAACCAGGATCCGACCAGCCCGGTCGACAGCTCGCAGATGACGTCGCAGCTCGCGCAGATCAACACGGTGAGCGGCATCGCGCAACTGAACACGTCGCTCACGTCGCTGTCCTCGCAGCTCACGGCCGGCCAGCAGACGCAGGCCGCGCTGCTGATCGGCACGAACGTGCTCGCGCCGGGCAACGCGGTCGCGGTGAAGAGCGGCGCGGCGTCGCCGTTCGGCGTGTCGCTCGCGAGCTCGGTGTCGAACCTGACGATCACCGTGAAGAACGCGGCGGGCACCGTGGTGAACACGATCAACGCGGGCGCGCAGTCGGCCGGCACCGTGCCGTTCAACTGGACGCCGACCGACGCGGCGGGCAATGCACTGCCGGACGGCAAGTACACAGTCAGCGCGTCGTACACCGACAGCAACGGCACGCCGCAGCCGGCCACGACGCTCGCGGCGTCGACCGTGCAGAGCGTGATCAAGCAGGCGGACGGCACGGCGGGGCTCGTGCTGTCGAACGGCACGACCGTGGGGCTGACCCAGGTTGCGTCGATTTTCCCGAATACCACGTCGTCCGCGTCGAATTCGTCCGGCAGCGGCACCCCCTCCAACTGA
- the flgF gene encoding flagellar basal-body rod protein FlgF: MDRLIYTAMTGASQSLDQQAVVANNLANASTTGFRAQLATYRAVPMNFGDGSNVDPTTTRTYVLASTPGADYAPGPITRTGNPLDVAVQGAGWLAVQAADGSEGYTRAGNLHVDENGQLVNASNLPVVGNGGPISVPPNAEVTIGKDGTISALMPGDPPTAVAIVDQMKLVNPDPATLTRGNDGLFRTADGNPADADPNVVVTPNSLEGSNVNPVSAMVAMIDNARAFQLQSKLIQTADQNEQTANQLLNFS, encoded by the coding sequence ATGGACCGACTGATCTACACGGCGATGACGGGCGCGTCGCAGTCGCTCGACCAGCAGGCGGTGGTCGCGAACAACCTCGCGAACGCATCGACGACGGGCTTTCGCGCGCAACTCGCGACGTATCGCGCGGTGCCGATGAATTTCGGCGACGGCAGCAACGTCGACCCGACCACGACGCGCACCTACGTGCTCGCGTCGACGCCCGGCGCCGACTACGCGCCGGGTCCGATCACGCGCACCGGCAACCCGCTCGACGTCGCCGTGCAGGGCGCGGGCTGGCTGGCGGTGCAGGCGGCCGACGGCAGCGAAGGGTACACGCGCGCCGGCAACCTGCACGTCGACGAGAACGGCCAGCTCGTCAACGCGAGCAACCTGCCGGTGGTCGGCAACGGCGGCCCGATCTCGGTGCCGCCGAACGCGGAAGTGACGATCGGCAAGGACGGCACGATTTCCGCGCTGATGCCGGGCGACCCGCCGACGGCGGTCGCGATCGTCGACCAGATGAAGCTCGTGAACCCCGACCCGGCCACGCTCACGCGCGGCAACGACGGGCTGTTCCGCACCGCCGACGGCAATCCGGCCGACGCCGACCCGAACGTGGTCGTCACGCCGAATTCGCTCGAAGGCAGCAACGTCAACCCGGTGAGCGCGATGGTCGCGATGATCGACAACGCGCGTGCGTTCCAGCTTCAGTCGAAGCTGATCCAGACGGCCGACCAGAACGAGCAGACGGCGAACCAGCTGCTCAACTTCAGCTGA
- the flgC gene encoding flagellar basal body rod protein FlgC has translation MPSLMNIFGVAGSALSAQSQRLNVTASNLANADSATGPDGKPYKAKQVVFATDPIGGARTASGQGVGGVRVTKVMDDPSPMKSTYDPSNPAADSNGYVQMPNVDPVQEMVNMISASRSYQANVETLNTAKTLMLKTLTIGS, from the coding sequence ATGCCTTCGTTGATGAACATCTTCGGCGTCGCCGGCTCGGCGCTGTCCGCGCAGTCGCAGCGCCTGAACGTCACCGCGTCGAACCTGGCGAACGCCGACAGCGCGACCGGCCCCGACGGCAAGCCGTACAAGGCCAAGCAGGTCGTGTTCGCGACCGACCCGATCGGCGGCGCGCGCACCGCGTCCGGCCAAGGCGTGGGCGGCGTGCGCGTGACGAAGGTGATGGACGACCCGTCGCCGATGAAGTCGACCTACGACCCGTCGAACCCGGCCGCCGATTCGAACGGCTACGTGCAGATGCCGAACGTCGATCCGGTGCAGGAGATGGTGAACATGATCTCGGCATCGCGCTCGTACCAGGCCAACGTCGAGACGCTGAACACCGCGAAGACGCTGATGCTCAAGACGCTGACGATCGGCTCGTAA
- a CDS encoding flagella synthesis protein FlgN yields the protein MREELLATVNDEHATVEAFASLLAYEEKALTMAQPLEMLPGIVEKKSELIDRLAQLERTRDTQLSALGFPAGKKGMDQAAERDARLAGRWQLLQQSAERARQANANNGMLIRIRMDYNERALAVLRSAPAPAGVYGPDGRVSALAR from the coding sequence ATGAGAGAAGAGCTGCTGGCCACGGTCAACGACGAACACGCGACGGTCGAGGCGTTCGCGTCCCTGCTCGCGTACGAGGAAAAGGCGCTGACGATGGCGCAGCCGCTCGAGATGCTGCCCGGAATCGTCGAGAAGAAAAGCGAGCTGATCGACCGGCTCGCGCAGCTCGAACGCACGCGCGACACGCAGCTTTCCGCACTCGGCTTTCCGGCCGGCAAGAAGGGGATGGACCAGGCCGCCGAGCGCGATGCCCGCCTCGCCGGCCGCTGGCAGTTGCTGCAGCAGTCCGCCGAACGCGCGCGCCAGGCCAATGCGAACAACGGGATGCTGATCCGGATCCGGATGGACTACAACGAGCGCGCGCTCGCGGTACTGCGCTCGGCGCCCGCGCCGGCCGGCGTCTACGGCCCCGACGGGCGCGTGTCGGCTCTCGCGCGCTGA
- a CDS encoding flagellar basal body P-ring protein FlgI codes for MKKMLLDRFPARAQAAARLAVAFAAVAAACLLGAAPAHAERLKDLAQIQGVRDNPLIGYGLVVGLDGTGDQTMQTPFTTQTLANMLANLGISINNGSANGGASQLSNMQLKNVAAVMVTATLPPFARPGEALDVTVSSLGNAKSLRGGTLLLTPLKGADGQVYALAQGNMAVGGAGASANGSRVQVNQLAAGRIVGGAIVERSVPNAIAQMNGVLQLQLNDMDYGTAQRIVSAVNSSFGPGTATALDGRTIQLAAPADSAQQVAFMARLQNLDVSPDKAAAKVILNARTGSIVMNQMVTLQSCAVAHGNLSVVVNTQPVVSQPGPFSNGQTVVAQQSQIQLKQDNGALKMVTAGANLADVVKALNTLGATPADLMSILQAMKAAGALRADLEII; via the coding sequence ATGAAGAAGATGCTTCTCGACCGCTTCCCGGCCCGCGCGCAGGCCGCCGCACGGCTCGCCGTCGCGTTCGCGGCGGTGGCCGCGGCGTGCTTGCTCGGCGCGGCGCCCGCGCACGCGGAACGCCTGAAGGATCTCGCGCAGATCCAGGGCGTGCGCGACAACCCGCTGATCGGCTATGGCCTCGTCGTCGGCCTCGACGGCACGGGCGACCAGACGATGCAGACGCCGTTCACGACGCAGACGCTCGCGAACATGCTCGCGAACCTCGGCATCTCGATCAACAACGGTTCGGCCAACGGCGGCGCGTCGCAACTGAGCAACATGCAGCTGAAGAACGTCGCGGCCGTGATGGTGACCGCCACGCTGCCGCCGTTCGCGCGGCCGGGCGAGGCGCTCGACGTCACCGTGTCGTCGCTCGGCAACGCGAAGAGCCTGCGCGGCGGCACGCTGCTGCTGACGCCGCTGAAAGGCGCGGACGGCCAGGTCTACGCGCTCGCGCAGGGCAACATGGCGGTCGGCGGCGCCGGCGCCAGCGCGAACGGCAGCCGCGTGCAGGTGAACCAGCTCGCGGCCGGCCGGATCGTCGGCGGCGCGATCGTCGAGCGTTCGGTGCCGAACGCGATCGCGCAGATGAACGGCGTGCTGCAGCTGCAACTGAACGACATGGATTACGGCACCGCGCAGCGGATCGTGTCCGCGGTCAATTCGAGCTTCGGCCCGGGCACCGCGACGGCGCTCGACGGCCGCACGATCCAGCTGGCCGCGCCGGCCGATTCGGCGCAGCAGGTCGCGTTCATGGCGCGGCTGCAGAACCTCGACGTCAGCCCGGACAAGGCGGCGGCGAAGGTGATCCTGAACGCGCGCACCGGCTCGATCGTGATGAACCAGATGGTCACGCTGCAGAGCTGCGCGGTCGCGCACGGCAACCTGTCGGTCGTGGTCAACACGCAGCCGGTGGTATCGCAGCCGGGGCCGTTCTCGAACGGGCAGACGGTGGTGGCGCAGCAGTCGCAGATCCAGCTGAAGCAGGACAACGGCGCGCTGAAGATGGTGACGGCCGGCGCGAATCTCGCCGACGTCGTGAAGGCGCTGAACACGCTCGGCGCAACGCCCGCGGACCTGATGTCGATCCTGCAGGCGATGAAGGCCGCCGGCGCGCTGCGCGCCGACCTGGAGATCATCTAA
- the flgH gene encoding flagellar basal body L-ring protein FlgH, whose protein sequence is MKQVRLLPSATVRAACAVAVAALAAGCAQIPRDPIIQQPMTAQPPTPMSMQAPGSIYNPGYAGRPLFEDQRPRNVGDILTIMIAENINATKSSGANTNRQGNTDFNVPTAGFLGGLFAKANLSAAGNNKFAATGGASAANTFNGTITVTVTNVLPNGNLVVSGEKQMLINQGNEFVRFSGVVNPNTISGANSVYSTQVADAKIEYSSKGYINEAETMGWLQRFFLNIAPW, encoded by the coding sequence ATGAAGCAGGTTCGCCTCCTCCCGTCAGCCACCGTCCGCGCCGCATGCGCGGTCGCGGTGGCGGCGCTCGCCGCCGGTTGCGCGCAGATTCCACGCGATCCGATCATCCAGCAGCCGATGACGGCGCAGCCGCCGACGCCGATGTCGATGCAGGCGCCCGGCTCGATCTACAACCCGGGCTACGCGGGGCGGCCGCTCTTCGAGGATCAGCGTCCGCGCAACGTCGGCGACATCCTGACGATCATGATCGCGGAGAACATCAACGCGACCAAGTCGTCGGGCGCGAACACGAACCGGCAGGGCAACACCGACTTCAACGTGCCGACGGCCGGCTTCCTCGGCGGGCTGTTCGCGAAGGCGAACCTGTCGGCGGCGGGCAACAACAAGTTCGCGGCGACCGGCGGCGCGAGCGCGGCGAACACGTTCAACGGCACGATCACGGTGACCGTCACCAACGTGCTGCCGAACGGCAACCTCGTGGTCAGCGGCGAGAAGCAGATGCTGATCAACCAGGGCAACGAATTCGTGCGCTTCTCGGGTGTCGTGAACCCGAACACGATCTCGGGCGCGAACTCCGTCTACTCGACGCAGGTCGCCGACGCGAAGATCGAATACTCGTCGAAGGGCTACATCAACGAAGCCGAGACGATGGGCTGGCTGCAGCGCTTCTTCCTCAACATCGCGCCGTGGTGA
- a CDS encoding M24 family metallopeptidase yields the protein MIDRLKYSFSGLPPYDASVVDTQAGLSRLLDAARLDAVLVTSQDEYVTEYLPLPNNPRYAVSGFDGSAGCGIFLSAATAQALDLPPFVLFVDGRYHLQAEQQCDPARVRIEKLGMNVTIWQAMADWLVAHGSRLARVGYDARRISVAQRDRLFEQTQAASLDWTSLADREIDRAIALPGWVVERPIFEVPEAATGLSVAQNLDTLNRQLAAHTGAPDGKTAFFTCASDDLAYLLNSRGYHIPNASSHLGFLFAVGGQVALFLPEGCDRCEVTLASYPALHVIRRDVAALERFLAQFDVEHVCYGFESVNCALVDAVKRAWPHARQADFNPVEAMRASKTPAVLDRFRDAFARSSAAIAETMRWAKAGEPGVRHTEYDLARTINDAYGARSAVALTFPSIAANGANSAFAHYTAASADVELTEGELVLLDSGAYYEAGFATDCTRVVLRRTRPETVAQPWQREIYTVALKACIKGLVTRFPSTAKGGDVDALVRQVCRDHGHDFGHGTGHGVGIHVHEGGVRFAPGAKYGLVPNAVVSVEPGIYVPGKGGVRIENIVIIHRDDAQPDTVTFENIVTVGYDWDLIDLDLLDDDERAYLRDYERLCVERGTQVTACPLL from the coding sequence ATGATCGATCGACTGAAATACAGCTTCTCCGGCCTTCCCCCGTACGACGCGTCCGTCGTCGACACGCAGGCGGGCCTGTCGCGCCTGCTCGATGCCGCGCGGCTCGACGCGGTGCTGGTCACGTCGCAGGACGAATACGTGACCGAGTACCTGCCGCTCCCAAACAATCCGCGCTACGCGGTGTCGGGTTTCGACGGCTCGGCCGGCTGCGGGATCTTCCTGAGCGCGGCGACCGCGCAGGCGCTCGATCTGCCCCCGTTCGTGCTGTTCGTCGACGGCCGCTATCACCTGCAGGCCGAGCAGCAGTGCGATCCGGCGCGCGTGCGCATCGAGAAGCTCGGGATGAACGTGACGATCTGGCAGGCGATGGCCGACTGGCTGGTCGCGCACGGCAGCCGGCTCGCGCGGGTCGGCTACGACGCGCGGCGGATCAGCGTCGCGCAGCGCGATCGCCTGTTCGAGCAGACGCAGGCCGCGTCGCTCGACTGGACGAGCCTCGCCGACCGGGAGATCGATCGTGCGATCGCGCTGCCGGGCTGGGTCGTCGAGCGGCCGATCTTCGAAGTGCCGGAAGCGGCGACCGGCCTGAGCGTCGCGCAGAACCTCGACACGCTGAACCGCCAGCTCGCCGCGCATACCGGCGCGCCGGACGGCAAGACCGCGTTCTTCACCTGCGCGTCGGACGATCTCGCGTATCTGCTGAACAGCCGCGGCTATCACATTCCGAATGCGTCGTCGCACCTCGGCTTCCTGTTCGCGGTCGGCGGCCAGGTGGCGTTGTTCCTGCCGGAAGGCTGCGACCGCTGCGAGGTCACGCTCGCGTCGTATCCGGCGCTGCACGTGATCCGGCGCGATGTCGCGGCGCTCGAGCGCTTTCTCGCGCAGTTCGACGTCGAGCACGTGTGCTACGGCTTCGAATCGGTGAACTGCGCGCTCGTCGACGCGGTGAAGCGCGCGTGGCCGCATGCGCGGCAGGCCGACTTCAACCCGGTCGAGGCGATGCGGGCCAGCAAGACGCCGGCGGTGCTCGACCGGTTCCGCGACGCGTTCGCGCGCAGCTCCGCGGCGATCGCCGAGACGATGCGCTGGGCGAAGGCCGGCGAGCCGGGCGTGCGCCACACCGAATACGACCTGGCGCGCACGATCAACGACGCGTACGGCGCACGCTCGGCGGTGGCGCTGACGTTTCCGTCGATCGCGGCGAACGGCGCGAACAGCGCGTTCGCGCATTACACCGCGGCGAGCGCCGACGTCGAGCTGACGGAAGGCGAACTCGTGCTGCTCGACAGCGGCGCGTACTACGAAGCGGGCTTCGCGACGGACTGCACGCGTGTGGTACTGCGCCGGACCCGGCCGGAGACGGTCGCGCAGCCGTGGCAGCGCGAGATCTACACGGTCGCGCTGAAGGCCTGCATCAAGGGGCTCGTCACACGCTTCCCGAGCACCGCGAAGGGCGGCGACGTCGATGCGCTCGTGCGGCAGGTGTGCCGCGACCACGGCCACGATTTCGGTCACGGCACCGGGCACGGCGTCGGGATTCACGTGCACGAGGGCGGCGTGCGGTTCGCGCCGGGCGCGAAGTACGGGCTCGTGCCCAATGCGGTGGTTTCGGTCGAGCCGGGCATCTACGTGCCGGGCAAGGGCGGCGTGCGGATCGAGAACATCGTGATCATCCACCGGGACGACGCGCAGCCGGATACCGTCACGTTCGAGAACATCGTGACGGTCGGCTACGACTGGGACCTGATCGATCTCGACCTGCTGGACGACGACGAGCGCGCGTACCTGCGCGACTACGAGCGGCTGTGCGTGGAGCGCGGCACGCAGGTCACCGCGTGTCCGCTGCTGTAG
- a CDS encoding SGNH/GDSL hydrolase family protein, producing MPYFRIPFSSRVAAVYAVATLGAALTLPVAHAASAAPLPTPTGDMALSPAGPDIVPPAASSSAGAAPRASRRGSDTYTYLRCWYRIDADPLKPAATYEWARNPAGGDWYRVSGYWWADGITQWKNMFYSTTTQDTLADVCRKTLAAKGIKSDLVQAVAANNALSFNYTVWTIDAAQQDARVNKLIVFGDSLSDTQNMFNASQWKLPNGTSWQAGRFSNGPVWAEYLANALRLPFYNWAIGGAATDQYLVVPGLVQQIDSWREYMDRAPDYRPANTLFAVFAGGNDLVNYGRSPEQAANAVRDSLERLAAVGATRILLVALPDVSRAPVFATRTDTASVAAQVKDYNRRLADAAAALRARYGATLRLEVFDAYALFDDLLSHPAQYGFDDAKRSCLDIPKPSSLTYVSAQTPRADCRDPARFVFWDTLHPTTRTHAWLAERIAPLVRARLLN from the coding sequence ATGCCATATTTCCGCATTCCGTTTTCATCCCGCGTCGCCGCTGTTTACGCTGTCGCCACGCTGGGCGCCGCGTTGACGCTCCCCGTCGCGCACGCCGCCAGCGCCGCGCCGCTGCCCACGCCGACGGGCGACATGGCGCTGTCGCCGGCCGGCCCCGACATCGTGCCGCCGGCCGCATCGAGCTCGGCAGGCGCCGCGCCGCGCGCGTCGCGCCGCGGATCCGACACCTACACGTACCTGCGCTGCTGGTACCGGATCGACGCGGATCCGCTGAAGCCGGCCGCGACCTACGAATGGGCGCGCAATCCCGCCGGCGGCGACTGGTATCGCGTGTCCGGGTACTGGTGGGCCGACGGCATCACGCAGTGGAAGAACATGTTCTACAGCACGACGACGCAGGACACGCTCGCCGACGTGTGCCGCAAGACGCTGGCCGCGAAGGGCATCAAGTCCGACCTGGTGCAGGCGGTCGCGGCGAACAACGCGCTGTCGTTCAACTACACGGTGTGGACCATCGACGCCGCGCAGCAGGACGCGCGCGTCAACAAGCTGATCGTGTTCGGCGACAGCCTGTCCGACACGCAGAACATGTTCAACGCGAGCCAGTGGAAGCTGCCGAACGGCACGAGCTGGCAGGCGGGGCGCTTCAGCAACGGCCCGGTGTGGGCCGAATATCTCGCGAACGCGCTGCGGCTGCCGTTCTACAACTGGGCGATCGGCGGTGCGGCGACCGACCAGTACCTCGTGGTGCCGGGCCTCGTGCAGCAGATCGACTCGTGGCGCGAATACATGGATCGCGCGCCGGACTACCGGCCCGCCAACACGCTGTTCGCGGTGTTCGCGGGCGGCAACGACCTGGTGAACTACGGGCGCTCGCCCGAGCAGGCGGCGAATGCGGTGCGCGACAGCCTCGAGCGGCTCGCCGCGGTCGGCGCGACGCGGATCCTGCTCGTCGCGCTGCCGGACGTGTCGCGCGCGCCGGTGTTCGCGACCCGCACCGACACCGCGAGCGTCGCCGCGCAGGTGAAGGACTACAACCGGCGCCTCGCGGACGCGGCCGCCGCGCTGCGCGCCCGCTACGGCGCGACGCTGCGGCTCGAGGTATTCGACGCGTATGCGCTGTTCGACGACCTGCTGAGCCACCCGGCCCAGTACGGTTTCGACGACGCGAAGCGTTCGTGCCTCGACATCCCGAAGCCGTCGTCGCTCACCTACGTGAGCGCGCAGACGCCGCGTGCGGACTGCCGCGATCCGGCGCGCTTCGTATTCTGGGACACGCTGCACCCCACCACGCGCACGCATGCGTGGCTCGCCGAGCGGATCGCGCCGCTGGTGCGTGCGCGCCTGCTGAACTGA